The DNA segment GCCGGGTGGTTTGTACTGACCTGGTTGATATCAGCCGGATAAGCACCGTCTCATCCGGCAAAATACCGCGAAATTAGATCAGAAAATCATCCAGAGATTTCCCCGCCGCCAGCGCCTGGGCAATCGGCTTAGGCGTACGCCCCTGACCAGTCCATGTTTTCGTCTCACCATCAAAATCGGTAAAACGATATTTCGCCGGGCGCGGCTGACGTTTTTTACCTGAACGCGGCGTTGCCGCCCCCATATTTAATAAGTCTTCTGGATTGATGCCGTCGGCTTTCATCATCTCCAGAAAGGTATTAATTTTCTCTTGCTGTTCAGCGCGCAGACGCTGTTGCTCTTCTTCTTCTTCGCGTCTTTCTTTAGTGACAACCCTGAATTTTTCGAGCATTTCTTCAAGAACGTCAATGGAGAATTCGCGGGCCATTGCGCGCAGTGTACGGATATTATTTAAATTCTGTAACATCAAAGTCATAACAATAAAACCTTTTAACGCAGGGGAAAACAAGTATTACGCCAGAAAGTATATTCGATTATTGATTATATTTCCAGAGAGTGGGATATACAGCAATATCTGGCCTGCACACCGCCGCTTATATTTATTCGCCTTCGCCGTTATATATTCAGCCTGAATAACGCACGCCTGCAAAATTAAAAAAGCGGCCCCTCCCCGGCGTACACAACAGCAGCCGTCGATGCCCTTTCGCTCCCGCCTCACTTGCGCAAAACGCCGAAAAAAACAATAAAAGTTAAGCCATTGATTTGGAAAACATTAGTCACGGCGGACAACGAAAATCCCGAAACGAACAAAAAACAGACACTGACAGAGTATTTTATCGACAAAAAGGCAATAAATAAAAATTTTACACTAGTTGCTAGTTATTATGTAGAGATATACGCTATGCATTAGCGAAAGCACTATGCTAAATCACTACAACCACACGTTCAATGGCGATTTTTACCCTTTTACAAGGAGCATTAACATGTTCTCACCGCAGTCACGCTTGCGTCATGCAGTCGCAGACACGTTCGCGATGGTTGTTTATTGTTCTGTCGTGAACATGTTGATCGAGATATTCCTCTCTGGAATGACCTTTGAACAGTCGCTGTCTTCCCGTCTGGTCGCCATTCCGGTCAATATTCTGATCGCGTGGCCCTATGGAATGTATCGTGATGCGATTATGCGCGTCGCGCGTAAGGCGAGCCCGGCGAGTTGGGTGAAGAATCTG comes from the Citrobacter koseri ATCC BAA-895 genome and includes:
- the stpA gene encoding DNA-binding protein StpA, encoding MTLMLQNLNNIRTLRAMAREFSIDVLEEMLEKFRVVTKERREEEEEQQRLRAEQQEKINTFLEMMKADGINPEDLLNMGAATPRSGKKRQPRPAKYRFTDFDGETKTWTGQGRTPKPIAQALAAGKSLDDFLI
- the alaE gene encoding L-alanine exporter AlaE; amino-acid sequence: MFSPQSRLRHAVADTFAMVVYCSVVNMLIEIFLSGMTFEQSLSSRLVAIPVNILIAWPYGMYRDAIMRVARKASPASWVKNLADVLAYVTFQSPVYVAILLTVGADWHQITAAVSSNIVISMLMGAVYGYFLDYCRRLFKVSSYHQAKA